A single window of Myxococcus fulvus DNA harbors:
- a CDS encoding sugar phosphate isomerase/epimerase family protein has protein sequence MALRFAYNTNGVSNHRFEDALRLIADSGYDGVALTLDHHHFDPFAPDFEQRSGQLAALLERLGLGLVVETGARFLLDPRRKHEPTLITPDAAGRARRLEFLKRAVDVCATCRGEAVSFWAGVPRAEVTQEAAWPWLVDGVARLSEYAAARGVVLAVEPEPGMLVDTVDGWGLLQTRVVATGAPPVRLALDVGHLLVTGERAPAEAVREFAPVLGTVALEDMKRGVHEHLPFGEGDVDVPSVLRELTRAGYEQLVCVELSRDAHRAHEMVPGALEWLKAHLPTGAEVAA, from the coding sequence ATGGCGCTGCGCTTCGCCTACAACACCAACGGCGTGTCCAACCATCGCTTCGAGGACGCGCTGCGCCTCATCGCGGACAGCGGCTACGACGGCGTCGCGTTGACGCTGGACCACCACCACTTCGACCCGTTCGCGCCGGACTTCGAACAGAGGAGCGGCCAGCTGGCCGCGCTGCTGGAGCGGCTGGGGCTGGGGCTGGTGGTGGAGACGGGGGCGAGATTCCTGCTGGACCCTCGGCGCAAGCATGAGCCCACGCTCATCACGCCGGACGCCGCGGGTCGGGCCCGGCGCCTGGAGTTCCTGAAGCGCGCGGTGGACGTGTGCGCGACGTGTCGGGGTGAAGCGGTGTCCTTCTGGGCGGGGGTGCCTCGCGCCGAGGTGACGCAGGAGGCCGCCTGGCCGTGGCTGGTGGACGGAGTGGCCCGGCTGTCGGAGTACGCGGCGGCGCGCGGGGTGGTGCTGGCCGTGGAGCCGGAGCCGGGCATGCTGGTGGACACCGTGGACGGCTGGGGCCTGCTGCAGACGCGGGTGGTCGCGACGGGCGCTCCTCCGGTTCGGCTGGCCCTGGACGTGGGGCACCTGCTGGTGACCGGCGAGCGGGCGCCGGCGGAGGCGGTGCGCGAGTTCGCGCCGGTTCTGGGCACGGTGGCGCTGGAGGACATGAAGCGCGGCGTGCATGAGCACCTGCCGTTCGGCGAGGGCGACGTGGACGTGCCGTCGGTGCTGCGGGAGCTGACGCGCGCGGGCTACGAGCAATTGGTGTGCGTGGAGCTGTCCCGCGACGCGCACCGGGCGCACGAAATGGTGCCCGGGGCGCTGGAGTGGCTGAAGGCGCACCTGCCCACGGGCGCGGAGGTGGCGGCGTGA
- a CDS encoding PIG-L deacetylase family protein, which yields MSTALFVSPHLDDVAFSCGGTLAALKSKGWTVALITVFTRSVAEPQGFALECQTAKGLGPEVDYMALRREEDRAFAKRLGVDVLAWGDLEEAPHRGYASAEALFQPPRADDAIQAEVARRLKPVLWELTPSRVFVPQALGSHVDHVQVVRAVRGLGIPSHRVWYYRDTPYAVRQPDAKPDPALPREQRPLAVDITAHLTTKLEGCLCYGTQLGFQFGGAEGVAPMLQAFHHREAAAHGRSGAAELFLGQVLPTASPA from the coding sequence ATGAGCACCGCGCTCTTCGTGTCGCCGCACCTGGACGACGTGGCCTTCTCGTGTGGGGGGACGCTGGCGGCCTTGAAGTCGAAGGGGTGGACGGTAGCGCTCATCACCGTCTTCACACGCTCGGTGGCGGAGCCCCAGGGCTTCGCGCTGGAATGCCAGACAGCGAAGGGGCTGGGGCCAGAGGTGGACTACATGGCCCTCCGGCGCGAGGAGGACCGGGCGTTCGCGAAGCGGCTGGGCGTGGACGTCCTGGCCTGGGGGGACCTGGAGGAGGCGCCGCACCGGGGCTACGCGAGCGCGGAGGCGCTGTTCCAGCCCCCGCGAGCGGATGACGCCATCCAGGCGGAGGTGGCGCGGCGGCTGAAGCCGGTGTTGTGGGAGCTGACGCCGAGCCGGGTCTTCGTGCCGCAGGCGCTGGGGAGCCACGTGGACCACGTGCAGGTGGTGCGCGCGGTGCGGGGGTTGGGCATTCCGTCCCACCGCGTCTGGTATTACCGGGACACGCCCTACGCCGTGCGTCAGCCAGACGCGAAGCCTGACCCGGCGCTCCCTCGGGAGCAGCGGCCCCTCGCGGTGGACATCACGGCGCACCTGACGACCAAGCTGGAGGGCTGTCTCTGCTACGGCACCCAGCTGGGCTTCCAGTTCGGAGGCGCGGAGGGCGTGGCACCGATGCTCCAGGCCTTCCACCACCGGGAGGCGGCGGCCCACGGACGTTCGGGAGCCGCGGAGCTCTTCCTGGGCCAGGTACTCCCGACGGCATCCCCGGCCTGA
- a CDS encoding glycosyltransferase family 4 protein: protein MNTVSPARICFISRRFFPAISGMSVYALNLVRELVACGHDVTMVSQYRNDAAGMAVYGGGPPPGIPGAHVLGCESRGEQRINQGQPASFEQDVEDLVETVVREHRRRPFDFIHAQYGYPCGLAALEASRRLGLPNVVSIQGGDGHWVGTCCGTHKQAMLAVLGHSGALLIGSRSFAEEVRGHHGTPLERFTIVPGATDTQRFHPRNESRLGEPQDVPVWLYHGRVDARKGVMELLDAAKRLVAEGRRFRLRVSGIGPDVAAVRARVDAEGLRGTVELTGVSTYAQAPDLYRSGDMFVSPTYSEGFSNTLLEAMASGLPIVSTRAVGVVDCLEDGRDGLLVPPKDSDALAEAMGRLMDDAPLRRRLATTALREVRELYSWRTVGRQIQGVYTALTGTQPDTRWTRLYDPATTQQSADPSCRFRAAPHLL from the coding sequence GTGAACACGGTGAGCCCGGCGCGAATCTGCTTCATCTCCCGGCGCTTCTTCCCAGCCATCTCGGGGATGAGTGTCTATGCGCTCAATCTGGTGCGGGAGCTGGTCGCGTGCGGGCATGACGTGACGATGGTGAGCCAGTACCGCAACGACGCCGCGGGCATGGCGGTGTATGGGGGCGGGCCACCGCCGGGGATTCCGGGCGCGCACGTGCTGGGGTGCGAATCGCGGGGCGAGCAACGCATCAACCAGGGGCAGCCCGCCAGCTTCGAGCAGGACGTGGAGGATTTGGTGGAGACGGTGGTTCGCGAGCACCGGCGCCGGCCCTTCGACTTCATCCACGCGCAGTATGGCTATCCCTGTGGCCTGGCGGCGCTGGAGGCCTCGCGGCGTCTGGGATTGCCCAACGTCGTCTCCATCCAGGGCGGGGACGGACACTGGGTGGGGACGTGCTGTGGGACGCACAAGCAGGCGATGCTCGCGGTGCTGGGCCACTCGGGGGCGCTGTTGATTGGCAGCCGGTCCTTCGCGGAGGAGGTGCGGGGGCACCATGGGACGCCGCTGGAGCGGTTCACCATCGTCCCGGGCGCCACGGACACGCAGCGCTTCCATCCGCGGAACGAGTCGCGGCTGGGGGAGCCGCAAGACGTGCCGGTGTGGCTGTACCACGGCCGGGTGGACGCGCGAAAAGGCGTGATGGAGCTGCTGGACGCGGCGAAGCGACTGGTGGCGGAGGGGCGCCGGTTCCGGCTGCGCGTGTCTGGCATCGGACCGGACGTGGCGGCGGTGCGCGCGCGCGTGGACGCGGAGGGGCTTCGGGGCACGGTGGAGCTGACGGGGGTGTCCACCTACGCGCAGGCGCCGGACCTGTACCGGAGTGGGGACATGTTCGTGTCGCCCACGTATTCGGAGGGGTTCTCCAACACGTTGCTGGAGGCGATGGCGTCCGGGCTCCCCATCGTGTCGACGAGGGCGGTGGGGGTGGTGGACTGTCTGGAGGACGGGCGGGACGGGCTGTTGGTGCCGCCGAAGGACAGCGACGCGCTGGCGGAGGCCATGGGGCGGCTGATGGACGACGCGCCACTGCGAAGGCGGCTGGCGACGACGGCGCTGCGCGAGGTGCGGGAGCTGTACTCGTGGCGGACGGTGGGACGACAGATTCAGGGGGTGTACACGGCGCTGACGGGCACGCAGCCGGACACGCGGTGGACCCGCCTGTATGACCCGGCGACGACGCAGCAGAGCGCGGACCCCTCGTGCAGGTTCCGGGCGGCGCCGCACCTGTTATGA
- a CDS encoding SDR family oxidoreductase encodes MNVFVTGATGWVGSRVVQELLTAGHQVLGLARSEDKAAGLARTGARVLHATLDDLGPLAEAARQADAVIHLAFNHDFSKFADNARQDQRAIEVLGEALAGTDKPLLVTSGLARLTPGRVPTEADLPVDHPDYPRRSETTAIALAERGVRVATVRLPPTVHGVGDSGFVPFLIRLAREKGVSAYLGEGTNRWSAVHVSDAGRLYRLALERGVSERAYHAVAEQGVALRDIAHAIGRRLGVPVESRGREHFGWLANFALSDMPAASERTRAVLGWQPTGPTLLADLEHPDYCQT; translated from the coding sequence ATGAACGTGTTCGTCACTGGAGCCACTGGCTGGGTCGGCTCCCGGGTGGTGCAGGAGCTGCTGACAGCGGGGCATCAGGTGCTGGGGCTCGCCCGCTCGGAGGACAAGGCGGCCGGGCTGGCGCGGACCGGCGCCCGGGTGCTGCACGCCACCCTGGATGACCTGGGGCCGCTGGCCGAAGCGGCCAGACAGGCCGATGCGGTCATCCATCTCGCCTTCAACCACGACTTCTCGAAGTTCGCCGACAACGCCAGACAGGACCAGCGCGCCATCGAAGTGCTGGGTGAGGCCCTGGCGGGCACGGACAAGCCGCTGCTGGTGACCTCCGGCCTGGCACGGCTGACGCCCGGCCGCGTGCCCACCGAGGCCGACCTGCCCGTCGACCACCCCGACTACCCGCGCCGCTCCGAGACCACGGCCATCGCGCTGGCCGAGCGCGGCGTCCGCGTGGCCACGGTGCGGCTGCCGCCCACCGTCCATGGCGTGGGCGACTCCGGCTTCGTCCCCTTCCTGATTCGACTGGCGCGCGAGAAGGGCGTCTCGGCGTACCTCGGCGAGGGGACGAACCGCTGGTCCGCCGTGCACGTGTCGGATGCCGGCCGGCTGTATCGACTGGCGCTGGAGCGCGGTGTGAGCGAGCGCGCCTATCACGCCGTCGCGGAGCAAGGCGTCGCCCTGCGCGACATCGCGCACGCCATCGGCCGCCGCCTGGGCGTGCCCGTCGAGTCGCGCGGCCGCGAGCACTTCGGCTGGCTGGCGAACTTCGCCTTGTCCGACATGCCGGCCGCGAGTGAACGCACGCGGGCCGTGCTGGGATGGCAACCCACCGGACCGACGTTGCTCGCGGACCTCGAGCATCCCGACTACTGCCAGACCTGA
- a CDS encoding YcaO-like family protein has translation MSLTEALDAYFRVMPPGTFPIFRIDPLDRLGVPVVSASLRMGDRPGDIIHANGYGATEEEARVGALGELAEEVCADQALLRMPRVHGTYAELVGTFGAAAVVNPLTLSLPAGSPYRPDMPLVWGEMKRLSTGERVLVPEEFIAVRPGNLVGKTPLARPLTNGRGAGRTQEQALAHALLELLQRDGNGLQFRAMDQGVVLDLEGAALDADVRELLGRYQRAGVEVLAKLASTDFGLVNVYVVGRDLSVGNQPLLVTGCGEATDPDRDRALRKALLEFAGSRARKAVSHGPMSEVARVAPREYMEQFVPLVDVASEEPRALQAMAEWSQLPASALRELTACTLLRRRTQRFEDLPRVPGMEDPAQRCHHVVKQLHAAGFDILVADLSPPGHPVHVVKVVVPGLEVETMTYARLGERNVARLLERREPLVGLGAPPPGAQPVRLTPEAEERLGGPAWFDARLAEARVGRLYPLYREPDRHAVHAMLASRRFGGQ, from the coding sequence ATGAGCCTGACCGAAGCCCTGGATGCCTATTTCCGTGTCATGCCTCCGGGAACGTTTCCCATCTTCCGCATCGACCCGCTGGACCGGCTGGGCGTGCCGGTGGTCTCCGCGAGCCTGCGGATGGGAGACCGCCCCGGCGACATCATCCACGCCAACGGCTACGGCGCCACCGAGGAGGAGGCGCGCGTCGGGGCCCTGGGAGAGCTCGCCGAGGAGGTCTGCGCGGACCAGGCCCTGCTGCGCATGCCCCGCGTGCACGGCACCTACGCGGAGCTGGTGGGCACCTTCGGCGCCGCGGCCGTGGTCAATCCCCTCACCCTGAGCCTGCCCGCGGGCAGCCCCTACCGGCCCGACATGCCGCTCGTCTGGGGGGAGATGAAGCGGCTGTCCACCGGCGAGCGGGTGCTGGTGCCCGAGGAGTTCATCGCCGTCCGGCCCGGGAACCTGGTGGGGAAGACGCCGCTCGCCAGACCCTTGACCAACGGCCGGGGCGCGGGACGCACGCAGGAGCAGGCGCTGGCGCACGCGCTGCTGGAGCTGCTGCAACGCGACGGCAACGGGCTGCAGTTCCGCGCCATGGACCAGGGCGTGGTGCTGGACCTGGAGGGCGCGGCGTTGGACGCGGACGTGCGGGAGCTGCTGGGGCGCTACCAGCGCGCGGGCGTGGAGGTGCTGGCGAAGCTCGCGAGCACCGACTTCGGCCTCGTGAATGTCTACGTGGTGGGCCGCGACCTGTCCGTGGGCAACCAGCCGCTGCTGGTGACCGGCTGCGGCGAGGCGACGGACCCGGACCGGGACAGGGCGCTGCGCAAGGCGCTGCTGGAGTTCGCGGGCTCCCGGGCGCGCAAGGCCGTCTCACACGGCCCGATGAGCGAGGTGGCCCGCGTCGCGCCCCGGGAATACATGGAGCAGTTCGTCCCCCTGGTGGACGTCGCCTCCGAGGAGCCCCGCGCGCTGCAGGCCATGGCGGAGTGGTCCCAGCTGCCGGCCTCCGCGCTGCGCGAGCTCACCGCGTGCACGCTGCTGCGCCGGCGCACCCAGCGCTTCGAGGACCTGCCCCGGGTGCCGGGGATGGAGGACCCCGCTCAGCGGTGTCACCACGTGGTGAAGCAGCTCCATGCGGCGGGCTTCGACATCCTCGTCGCGGACCTGTCGCCACCGGGCCACCCGGTGCACGTGGTGAAGGTGGTGGTGCCGGGGCTGGAGGTGGAGACGATGACCTATGCCCGGCTGGGCGAGCGCAACGTGGCGCGGCTCTTGGAGCGCCGTGAGCCGCTGGTGGGTCTGGGCGCGCCGCCGCCGGGAGCGCAGCCGGTGCGGCTCACCCCGGAGGCCGAGGAGCGGCTGGGCGGTCCCGCCTGGTTCGACGCGCGGCTGGCCGAGGCGCGTGTGGGCCGCCTGTATCCCCTCTACCGGGAGCCGGACCGCCACGCGGTGCACGCGATGCTCGCGAGCCGTCGCTTCGGGGGGCAATGA
- a CDS encoding Ig-like domain-containing protein, producing the protein MKHQRVRSYLRFSSVPWLRGSVLLLCVALAACGGGEDKKPPAPPPTANTAPSGHDDLLATDEDTALVIPGASLVSNDVDAEGDSLTVSAVGKATHGTVALVGGTITFTPEADFFGTATFEYTVGDGRLTDAALVTVTVNAVNDAPVAVDDSASTDEDVALVIPTATLVTNDTDVDGDVLLVTGVGAATHGTVTLADGNVTFTPEANHHGSASFEYTVSDGLLTHTATVAVTVDSVDDPPVAVADTVYAGKNTWRYIKREELTANDDMGDGALLILAGVGSAVHCTVKIDGGEIDFQPEEDFTGSATFQYTVRNLTGTTSAMVTVIVGEPPDAVADTVSTNEDTELVIPTATLVANDIDVDTDTDDLLVRAVHSATHGSVTLEGQNVRFTPEADFVGTATFQYEVSDRAGFDFGMVRVTVNPVNDAPVAVADSAMASAEVALRIPVAMLLSNDRDVDGDALALTGVSNAKNGTAELVGDAVRFTPASGFVGAAGFDYQVADTHGATGTGSVEVRVRGYAVKSVFAGVGTTCAVFTDGRLKCWGENSRGQLGLEHVVNRGGGRGSILMDSLPFVRVGTGLRVSAMGLGSGFSCALLEGGSVKCWGDNEQGQLGLGDLQRRGDNAGEMGDALPTVNLGTGRTAKALAVGLSHSCAIVDDGSVKCWGNNGSGQLGLGDTEHRGDSAGEMGDALPVVSLGAGRTAKAVVAGEFHTCALLDDDSVKCWGNNGSGQLGLGDTDFRGDGAGEMGDALPTVNLGTGRTAKVLATRGSSTCALLDDGTVKCWGSNTYGALGLGDRVRRGDGPGEMGDALPRVNLGTGRTVKAITLGGSFACALLDDGTVKCWGNGDRGQLGTGDPEPRGGLPGQMGDALPRVDLGAGRVVTALSAGFIHGCATFDDGNVKCWGSNASGQLGLDDEDDRGDHLGEMGEALPPVEL; encoded by the coding sequence GTGAAGCACCAACGCGTTCGTTCGTACCTGAGATTCTCGTCCGTTCCCTGGCTCCGGGGCTCCGTCCTGCTGCTCTGCGTGGCCCTGGCCGCGTGTGGAGGAGGGGAGGACAAGAAACCACCCGCTCCTCCTCCAACGGCCAACACGGCCCCGTCCGGGCACGACGACCTGCTCGCCACCGATGAGGACACCGCCCTGGTGATTCCGGGCGCGTCGCTCGTCTCCAACGACGTCGACGCGGAGGGCGACTCGCTGACGGTGAGCGCCGTCGGCAAGGCGACCCACGGCACCGTCGCGCTGGTGGGTGGCACCATCACCTTCACCCCGGAGGCGGACTTCTTCGGAACCGCGACGTTCGAGTACACGGTGGGGGATGGCCGCCTGACGGACGCCGCGCTGGTCACCGTCACGGTCAACGCCGTGAACGATGCCCCCGTCGCGGTGGATGACAGCGCGAGCACGGACGAGGACGTCGCGCTCGTCATCCCGACGGCCACGCTCGTCACCAACGACACGGATGTCGACGGTGACGTCCTCCTGGTGACGGGCGTCGGCGCCGCGACGCATGGCACCGTGACGCTCGCGGATGGCAACGTCACCTTCACCCCGGAGGCGAACCACCACGGGAGCGCCAGCTTCGAGTACACGGTCAGCGACGGGCTGTTGACCCACACCGCCACGGTGGCCGTCACGGTCGACTCCGTGGACGACCCGCCGGTCGCCGTCGCCGACACCGTGTACGCCGGGAAGAACACCTGGCGGTACATCAAGCGGGAGGAGCTCACCGCGAATGACGACATGGGCGATGGCGCCCTGCTCATCCTCGCCGGCGTGGGTTCGGCGGTCCATTGCACCGTGAAGATCGACGGCGGGGAGATCGACTTCCAGCCGGAGGAGGACTTCACCGGGTCGGCGACCTTCCAGTACACCGTCAGGAACCTGACCGGCACCACCAGCGCGATGGTGACCGTCATCGTGGGCGAGCCCCCCGATGCCGTCGCGGACACCGTGAGCACGAACGAGGACACCGAGCTGGTCATCCCGACGGCCACGCTCGTCGCGAACGACATCGACGTCGACACCGACACCGACGACCTCCTGGTGAGGGCCGTCCACTCGGCCACGCACGGCAGCGTGACGCTGGAGGGACAGAATGTCCGCTTCACCCCGGAGGCGGACTTCGTCGGGACGGCGACGTTCCAGTACGAGGTCTCCGACAGGGCCGGCTTCGACTTCGGGATGGTGCGCGTCACCGTCAACCCGGTCAACGACGCCCCCGTGGCCGTCGCGGATTCGGCCATGGCCAGCGCGGAGGTCGCGCTGCGCATCCCCGTGGCGATGCTCCTCAGCAATGACCGCGATGTGGATGGGGATGCGCTGGCGTTGACCGGCGTCTCGAATGCGAAGAACGGCACGGCCGAGCTCGTCGGTGACGCCGTGCGATTCACCCCCGCGTCGGGCTTCGTGGGCGCCGCCGGCTTCGACTACCAGGTGGCCGACACCCATGGCGCGACCGGGACCGGCTCGGTCGAAGTGCGTGTGCGTGGCTACGCGGTGAAGTCCGTCTTCGCCGGGGTGGGCACCACCTGCGCCGTCTTCACGGATGGGCGGCTCAAGTGCTGGGGGGAGAACAGCAGGGGGCAGTTGGGGCTCGAGCACGTCGTCAATCGAGGAGGGGGCCGTGGCTCCATCCTGATGGACAGCCTCCCCTTCGTTCGCGTGGGCACGGGCCTTCGGGTGTCGGCGATGGGGCTGGGGAGTGGTTTCAGCTGCGCGCTCCTCGAGGGGGGCTCGGTCAAGTGCTGGGGTGACAACGAGCAGGGCCAGCTGGGGCTCGGCGACCTGCAGCGCCGCGGAGACAACGCTGGCGAGATGGGTGACGCGCTGCCCACGGTGAACCTGGGCACGGGGCGGACCGCGAAGGCGCTCGCCGTCGGTCTGTCTCACTCGTGCGCCATCGTCGATGATGGCTCGGTCAAGTGCTGGGGGAACAACGGCTCGGGGCAGCTCGGGCTCGGTGACACGGAGCACCGCGGGGACAGCGCTGGCGAGATGGGGGATGCGCTGCCTGTCGTGAGTCTCGGCGCGGGGCGGACCGCGAAGGCGGTCGTCGCGGGAGAGTTCCACACGTGCGCGCTCCTGGATGACGACTCCGTCAAGTGCTGGGGGAACAACGGTTCGGGGCAGCTGGGGCTCGGTGACACGGATTTTCGTGGAGATGGCGCGGGTGAGATGGGCGATGCACTGCCCACGGTGAACCTGGGCACGGGGCGGACCGCGAAAGTGCTCGCCACCCGTGGGTCCTCCACGTGCGCGCTCCTGGATGACGGCACCGTCAAGTGCTGGGGCTCCAACACGTATGGCGCGCTCGGGCTCGGCGACAGGGTGCGCCGGGGCGATGGCCCGGGTGAGATGGGTGACGCGCTGCCTCGAGTCAATCTGGGGACGGGACGGACCGTGAAAGCCATCACCCTGGGCGGCAGCTTCGCGTGCGCGCTCCTGGATGACGGTACCGTCAAGTGCTGGGGCAACGGCGACCGGGGGCAACTGGGGACCGGTGATCCGGAGCCCCGCGGAGGTCTGCCGGGCCAGATGGGTGACGCGCTGCCTCGGGTGGACCTCGGCGCGGGCCGCGTCGTGACCGCCCTCTCGGCGGGCTTCATCCACGGTTGCGCCACCTTCGACGATGGCAACGTCAAGTGCTGGGGCTCCAACGCCAGCGGCCAGCTCGGACTCGACGACGAGGACGACCGCGGAGACCACCTGGGCGAGATGGGCGAAGCGCTCCCTCCCGTCGAGCTGTAG
- a CDS encoding NAD-dependent epimerase/dehydratase family protein, with the protein MSVFSNLRRASAGNVRPMKILVTGATGKVGSRLTQRLAERGHEVRALVREPSRAVFPKAARVELARGDLLDAGSLAPAVRGVDAVVHCAAFFRGATPEQAHAVNDLGTQHLAAAARAASVKRFIFTSTGLVHGSTGGRLVGEDDPCAPTVAYPVSKLAAERFLLGVEGLDVRVLRLPFVYGDGDPHIAEVVPMMRGFPAAQRMSIAHHADIAQAVARLLEAPSPKHHIYNVVDDEAPDLATLFASVGEPPPDGSNADFARAFDVLLDGRRIREDLGFKPGFPRLADALAAGA; encoded by the coding sequence GTGTCCGTTTTCTCCAATCTTCGCCGCGCCTCGGCGGGCAACGTTCGGCCCATGAAAATCCTTGTCACCGGAGCGACCGGAAAGGTCGGAAGCCGACTCACCCAGCGACTGGCCGAGCGTGGCCACGAAGTGCGCGCCCTCGTCCGCGAGCCATCACGTGCTGTCTTCCCGAAGGCGGCGCGGGTGGAACTCGCCCGGGGCGACCTGCTCGACGCGGGCTCGCTGGCGCCCGCCGTGCGCGGCGTCGACGCCGTGGTCCACTGCGCCGCGTTCTTCCGCGGAGCGACGCCCGAGCAGGCGCACGCGGTCAATGACCTGGGCACGCAGCACCTCGCGGCCGCCGCCCGTGCCGCATCCGTGAAGCGCTTCATCTTCACGAGCACGGGCCTGGTCCATGGCTCGACGGGGGGGCGCCTCGTCGGCGAGGACGACCCCTGTGCGCCGACCGTGGCCTATCCCGTGAGCAAGCTCGCCGCCGAGCGCTTCCTGCTCGGAGTCGAAGGGCTCGACGTGCGGGTGCTGCGCCTGCCGTTCGTGTACGGCGATGGGGACCCCCACATCGCGGAGGTGGTGCCGATGATGCGCGGCTTCCCGGCGGCCCAACGCATGTCGATTGCCCACCACGCCGACATCGCGCAGGCCGTCGCGCGCCTGCTCGAGGCGCCTTCGCCCAAACACCACATCTACAACGTCGTCGACGACGAGGCGCCCGACCTCGCCACGCTCTTCGCATCGGTGGGGGAACCGCCGCCCGACGGCTCGAATGCTGACTTCGCGCGCGCTTTCGACGTGCTCCTCGATGGGCGCCGCATCCGCGAAGACCTGGGGTTCAAGCCCGGGTTCCCCCGCCTCGCCGACGCGCTCGCGGCGGGTGCATAG
- a CDS encoding helix-turn-helix domain-containing protein: MHAGLVHRSHIAPGASVASAVAALFVDERDHDVRGLLIPRPEVHLVVRFGPAARRGLDAHAMGGTQRVRRKRIHSGQRTVTARLHLGAHEAVLGVPASALVGGIVALEDLWGDATAQRLFERLGDTDDTAQAAAILESAIAERLARTGGRRAPPRLTLDAAERLANGTVNDVAGDIGVSERHLRRVFRETVGVGPKAFARLVRFHRALRAASEDEHAHWANIAADAGYYDQAHLIAEFRAFTGLTPQGFLGELRATELIS; this comes from the coding sequence ATGCATGCGGGCCTCGTCCATCGCAGTCACATCGCACCAGGCGCCTCGGTCGCGTCCGCCGTCGCGGCGCTGTTCGTGGACGAGCGTGACCATGACGTGCGGGGCCTCCTGATTCCGCGCCCCGAGGTCCATCTCGTCGTTCGGTTCGGGCCGGCGGCGCGAAGGGGCCTGGATGCCCACGCGATGGGCGGAACACAGCGGGTGCGTCGCAAGCGCATTCACAGCGGCCAGCGGACCGTGACGGCGCGGCTTCACCTGGGCGCGCACGAGGCGGTGCTCGGCGTCCCGGCCTCCGCCCTGGTCGGAGGCATCGTCGCACTCGAGGACCTGTGGGGCGACGCCACGGCCCAGCGGCTCTTCGAGCGGCTCGGCGACACCGACGACACCGCCCAGGCGGCGGCAATCCTGGAGAGCGCCATCGCCGAACGCCTCGCTCGCACGGGCGGGCGCCGCGCGCCTCCTCGACTCACCCTGGACGCCGCCGAGAGGCTCGCGAACGGCACGGTGAACGACGTCGCGGGTGACATCGGGGTGAGCGAGCGACATCTGCGTCGCGTGTTCCGCGAGACCGTCGGCGTGGGCCCCAAGGCCTTCGCCAGGCTCGTCCGCTTCCATCGCGCGCTCCGCGCCGCGTCCGAGGACGAACATGCCCACTGGGCCAACATCGCCGCCGACGCCGGCTACTACGACCAGGCGCACCTCATCGCCGAGTTCCGCGCGTTCACAGGCCTGACGCCCCAGGGGTTTCTCGGCGAGCTCCGAGCGACGGAGCTGATCAGCTGA
- a CDS encoding helix-turn-helix transcriptional regulator, whose protein sequence is MANETPLGAYLRERRTRLDPVALGYPAGRRRTAGLRREEVAQRANISPTWYSWLEQGRGGAPSAQVLDRLAQALMLTDVEREHLFLLGLGRPPEVRYRPVEGVTPRLQRVLDAMGACPAMVHTATWDIVAWNRAATVVLSDYGTLPPDRRNVLRQIFLNPKARELNFDWEAVARFVVGVFRGAAARAGAAEAVQPMVDELCRDSPDFAAMWRDNDVRSFGEGVKRLRHPVLGAITLEYSSFSVDGRPDLSMLVYNPMEEADAVKIRGLMDGLTSR, encoded by the coding sequence ATGGCCAACGAGACTCCGCTGGGTGCCTATTTGAGGGAGCGGCGGACCCGGCTCGACCCCGTCGCGCTGGGCTATCCGGCCGGTCGGCGGCGCACGGCGGGGCTGCGGCGCGAGGAGGTGGCGCAGCGGGCCAACATCAGTCCCACCTGGTACAGCTGGCTGGAGCAGGGGCGGGGTGGCGCGCCCTCGGCGCAGGTGTTGGACCGCCTGGCGCAGGCGCTGATGCTGACCGACGTCGAGCGCGAGCACCTGTTCCTGCTGGGGTTGGGGCGCCCGCCGGAGGTGCGCTACCGGCCCGTCGAAGGTGTCACGCCGCGCTTGCAGCGTGTGCTGGATGCGATGGGCGCCTGCCCGGCGATGGTGCACACCGCGACGTGGGACATCGTGGCCTGGAATCGCGCCGCGACCGTGGTCCTGTCCGACTACGGCACGCTGCCGCCGGACCGCCGCAACGTGCTGCGCCAGATATTCCTGAACCCGAAGGCGCGCGAGCTCAACTTCGATTGGGAAGCGGTGGCGCGGTTCGTGGTCGGTGTGTTCCGCGGCGCCGCGGCGCGCGCCGGGGCGGCCGAGGCGGTGCAGCCGATGGTGGATGAGCTGTGCCGGGACAGCCCGGACTTCGCGGCGATGTGGCGCGACAACGACGTGAGGAGCTTCGGCGAGGGCGTGAAGCGGTTGCGCCATCCCGTGCTGGGCGCCATCACGTTGGAGTACTCGTCGTTCTCCGTGGATGGCCGGCCCGACCTGTCCATGCTGGTCTACAACCCGATGGAGGAGGCGGACGCGGTGAAGATTCGCGGGTTGATGGATGGGCTCACGTCGCGCTGA